The following proteins are encoded in a genomic region of Parus major isolate Abel chromosome 18, Parus_major1.1, whole genome shotgun sequence:
- the DGKE gene encoding diacylglycerol kinase epsilon — protein sequence MEGSGDASWTVADWRLALWTLFSVLLPVLITAWCSFQRSRRQLLIRDIFRKSEHDWRYTDLFGQPSYCCVCAQHILRGAFCDCCGLRVCESCLKKADQLFLCKEIMMRSTAGAPSSMPHHWIRGNVPLCSCCIVCKQQCGTQPKLCDYRCVWCQYIVHDECMVDSLRTEDCTFGEFKDLIIPPYYLSAINQMRKEKRTSYEKVVPYCRMPVMVLANTRSGNNMGEILLGEFKMLLNPVQVFDLSKIAPAKALQLCTWLPGNAVRVLVCGGDGTVGWVLDAIDEMKIKGQEQYIPQVAVLPLGTGNDLSNTLGWGAGYAGEVSVEQILRNVMEADGIKLDRWKVQVTNKGYYSLRKPKVFTMNNYFSVGPDALMALNFHAHREKTPSLFSSRIINKAVYFFYGTKDCLVQECKDLNKKVELELDGERIELPNLEGIIVLNIGYWGGGCRLWEGMGDEPYPLARHDDGLLEVVGVHGSFHCAQIQVKLANPVRLGQAHTVRLILKSSKMPMQVDGEPWAQGPCTVTITHKTHALMLYHSGEQTDDDDASSLSE from the exons ATGGAGGGCTCGGGCGATGCCTCCTGGACCGTGGCCGACTGGCGCCTGGCCCTGTGGACCCTGTTCTCCGTGCTTCTGCCCGTGCTCATCACGGCGTGGTGCAGCTTCCAGCGGTCCCGGCGGCAGCTGCTGATCCGGGACATCTTCCGCAAGAGCGAACACGACTGGCGCTACACGGACCTGTTCGGGCAGCCCTCGTACTGCTGCGTGTGCGCCCAGCACATCCTGCGCGGCGCCTTCTGCGACTGCTGCGGGCTGCGCGTCTGCGAGAGCTGCCTTAAGAAAGCGGACCAGCTCTTCCTCTGCAAGGAGATCATGATGAGGAGCACCGCGGGAGCCCCCAGCTCCATGCCGCACCACTGGATCAGGGGCAATgtccctctctgcagctgctgcatcgTCTGCAAACAGCAGTGCGGCACGCAGCCCAAGCTCTGCGACTACAG ATGTGTGTGGTGTCAGTACATTGTGCATGATGAATGCATGGTGGATTCTTTGAGGACTGAGGATTGTACATTTGGAGAATTCAAAGACTTAATTATTCCACCCTACTATTTGTCTGCAATTAACCAGATGCGTAAAGAGAAAAGAACCAGTTATGAAAAG GTGGTCCCTTACTGCAGGATGCCAGTGATGGTGCTGGCTAATACTCGCAGTGGAAACAACATGGGTGAAATTTTACTAGGAgaatttaaaatgctgctgaacCCCGTTCAG GTTTTTGATCTCAGCAAAATTGCACCTGCTaaagctctgcagctctgcacttgGCTGCCTGGCAATGCTGTCAGGGTTCTGGTCTGTGGTGGGGATGGCACAGTGGGCTGGGTCCTGGATGCAATTGATGAAATGAAGATAAAG GGGCAAGAACAATATATTCCACAAGTTGCAGTTTTACctctgggaacagggaatgacCTGTCAAATACACTGGGCTGGGGTGCAGGTTATGCTGGAGAAGTCTCTGTAGAGCAGATCTTACGAAATGTCATGGAGGCAGATGGAATCAAACTAGACAG ATGGAAGGTTCAAGTAACAAACAAAGGATACTACAGCTTAAGGAAACCAAAG GTATTCACAATGAACAACTACTTCTCTGTTGGACCTGATGCTCTTATGGCTTTAAATTTCCATGCCCATCGTGAGAAGACTCcctctctgttttccagcagaatcATCAATAAG gctgtttattttttttatggaacCAAAGACTGCTTAGTACAAGAATGTAAAGATCTTAACAAAAAGGTTGAG CTAGAGTTGGACGGTGAGAGGATTGAGTTGCCCAATTTGGAAGGCATCATTGTGCTGAATATTGGATACTGGGGAGgtggctgcaggctctgggaagGAATGGGGGATGAACCTTATCCTTTAGCAAG acATGATGATGGACTTCTGGAAGTTGTTGGTGTTCATGGTTCTTTCCACTGTGCCCAGATCCAGGTGAAACTGGCAAATCCTGTTCGCCTGGGGCAGGCACACACAGTGAGG CTGATCCTGAAGAGCTCCAAGATGCCGATGCAGGTGGATGGggagccctgggcacaggggcCCTGCACTGTCACCATCACTCACAAGACCCACGCTCTGATGCTGTACCACTCAGGGGAGCAgacagatgatgatgatgccTCCAGCCTGTCAGAGTAA
- the C18H17orf67 gene encoding uncharacterized protein C17orf67 homolog — translation MKKFLVFVSFLVLLTTVTDTSPILSEKDAKQMLRTRREERPRKAGFPDEPMREYMLYLQRLEQRSEEQFLEHWLNPHCLPHCNRDLVHPI, via the exons ATGAAGAAGTTTCTtgtctttgtctcctttttggTCCTGTTGACCACTGTTACAG ACACTTCACCaattttgtctgaaaaagaTGCCAAACAGATGCTGAGGACTCGTCGTGAAGAGAGACCGAGGAAAGCTGGTTTCCCTGATGAACCAATGAGG gaGTATATGCTTTACCTCCAGCGCTTGGAGCAGAGATCAGAAGAACAATTCCTTGAACACTGGTTGAATCCTCATTGCCTCCCACACTGCAACAGGGACCTGGTGCATCCAATCTAA